GGTGGTGGAGTTCTATCCGTGGGCCGCCAGACAACTGCTTGGCTGGAGCGCAGAGATGGTGCCAGACGCGCTGGACGCCGCCCTGAGTGCCAGCATCTGGGGCCGCGAAGTGGTGGCGCTGATGCAGTTGCAGGACTGGGACGCTGCCCGCGAAGCGCTGGAAACTCACCTGCTGCACCTGAGCAGCGGGCAGGGCGAGCCGGGTATGGGCGTGCGGGCGGCCCGCCAGATCTATCAGTCCTCCGGCACGGTGCGGGTCGCCAAACTGGCAGAGGAGCTGAACCTCAGCCCGCGCACCCTGGAACGCCAGTTCGTGCAGCAGGTCGGGGTGAGTGCCAAGTCGCTGGCCCGCGTGGTGCGCTTCGACAAAGTCAACACCCGCATCCGCGAGAACCCGGCGGTGCCTATGGCCGAACTGACGTTCGAGCTGGGGTTCTTCGATCAGGCGCATCTGATCAAGGAATTCAAAGCCCTGTCGAGCATGACACCTGGCGCGTTTGCAGTGATTGCCGCTCAGCGCAGCTCCATCATCGACCTGTCAAATGGAGGCGACCATCATATCGAGGTCGGAATGCAGTCCACCAACGACTCGGAATCCGTCTGAAATCCCATTGCGGGTTATCGCATTTTTCCAAACTGTATACCAGGACATACAGGCACTGTGTTCAAGCTGTCGAGCCTGTGAGACTTCGGGGCAATGAGAGAACTCGCGCAGGTAGCCGGGCTACTGCTGAGCGGGCAGCTGTATGCACGGCCCTGGCCGTCTGCCACGTTCGGAGCAGGCGCAACGGTGGTCGCGGTTGCCCTGTGCCTTCTGCTGGAAATTTCTACTTCATGGAAAAAAGCAGCGAGACAGCGATGGCCTGAAAAACGGGACTCGCGCCGGAGGCTGATCGGCAGCGGGTTCCGGTAAGATTCACCCCGCTTCGGTACTGTCTGGAAGGGGCGTTCAGCGTGGGCATATGGCAGAGCCGCGCTCACAGTCTGTCTTCTGTCAGCCGCAGACTCAGAATCGAAAAGCCTAGCTCTCGGTCAGTCATCTCTTCGTCGCTCTTGGCTTTCGAGAATCTCATCTGTTGATGGTCACAGCCCAGGACGCTTGCGAACGTCTCTGACATGGCATACTTGGCGATTCCCAGATGCTTCATCTCCTGGGCAACGCCGACCAGCAGAAGATCGCGGGCAGGGCCATACGGATACTGCTCCAGCAGGTCGGCACCAAACTGGATCAGGGCTTTCATCGGCTCGCAGACCGAATCACCCGGCACCTCTGCCAGTTCCGTAAAGACCGTTTCCAGCATCTTCACGTGTTCAGGCGTATCGGTCGCACTCAGCAGCAGGCGTTGCCGTAGGCCCAACGACGAAACATTGAGCGCCAGATGCGGAAGAGCGTCGAGGGCCTGACACTCAGCAGAATAGGTCTGGTGCAGGTGAATGAGGTACAGAGCGCGAATCTCACTGGGCCGAAGATTCAACTCTGCCAGGCTCATTGTCGTTCCTGAAGGGGCAGCAGTTGCATACCTTCCAGTGTGGGCGTTCAGGAAGGCCGCTGGCATCTGCCCACCGTGAGCAGGACGCTGGGGGGATTGGCTACGGGTTCACCGTGCCTGCGGCA
Above is a genomic segment from Deinococcus ruber containing:
- a CDS encoding AraC family transcriptional regulator, which translates into the protein MRFRHHQPDVRLRDVVQDYWELEDLHLSAPEHNADMPERTVRLMFSAEQMWVGPSVDALRPVLPVTLSRFSLQPRNLVVQGRLRALVVEFYPWAARQLLGWSAEMVPDALDAALSASIWGREVVALMQLQDWDAAREALETHLLHLSSGQGEPGMGVRAARQIYQSSGTVRVAKLAEELNLSPRTLERQFVQQVGVSAKSLARVVRFDKVNTRIRENPAVPMAELTFELGFFDQAHLIKEFKALSSMTPGAFAVIAAQRSSIIDLSNGGDHHIEVGMQSTNDSESV
- a CDS encoding DUF892 family protein translates to MSLAELNLRPSEIRALYLIHLHQTYSAECQALDALPHLALNVSSLGLRQRLLLSATDTPEHVKMLETVFTELAEVPGDSVCEPMKALIQFGADLLEQYPYGPARDLLLVGVAQEMKHLGIAKYAMSETFASVLGCDHQQMRFSKAKSDEEMTDRELGFSILSLRLTEDRL